The following coding sequences are from one Aeromicrobium duanguangcaii window:
- a CDS encoding glycosyl-4,4'-diaponeurosporenoate acyltransferase CrtO family protein yields the protein MRSSGAAVGVIVAAGLAITGWRFIGPDHLAYAIVVQGGFTFLGLLTGPLFVDTARRRYAVASAEPRIYALLGADALRRLLGRIGWNSVIGSLREQGEGHTRLSRLLRGTELSETGHAIAWVATLPLAVATVGAGHAVGAVQVLLAGLFLHGYPIMIQRIVRQRLRHPQNR from the coding sequence GTGAGATCGAGCGGTGCTGCGGTCGGCGTCATCGTGGCGGCCGGCCTGGCGATCACCGGATGGCGCTTCATCGGGCCGGACCATCTCGCCTACGCGATCGTCGTACAGGGCGGATTCACCTTCCTGGGTCTGCTCACCGGGCCGCTGTTCGTCGACACCGCACGCCGCCGATACGCGGTCGCCAGCGCAGAACCGAGAATCTATGCACTGCTCGGGGCCGACGCGCTGCGTCGACTGCTGGGACGCATCGGCTGGAACTCGGTCATCGGCAGCCTGCGTGAGCAAGGTGAGGGTCACACCCGCCTGAGTCGCCTGCTCCGCGGCACAGAACTCTCCGAGACGGGTCACGCCATCGCCTGGGTGGCCACGCTTCCGCTGGCAGTCGCGACCGTCGGCGCAGGGCATGCCGTCGGAGCCGTCCAGGTCCTTTTGGCCGGCCTCTTCCTCCACGGGTATCCGATCATGATCCAGCGCATCGTCCGTCAACGCCTACGGCATCCTCAGAATCGGTGA
- a CDS encoding VOC family protein — translation MPIKLENVGIAVRDIDAAIAFFTDLGLTELGRDTVSGEWAETAVGLDGNHVRIAMLQTPDGHGRLELFEYIHPDPIETEPTRPNEIGMHRVAFSVDDLDEALEIAAWHGCHPLRGVATYEGIYRLTYVRGPSGIIVMLAEALQKAEALRKG, via the coding sequence ATGCCCATCAAGCTCGAGAACGTCGGCATCGCCGTCCGCGACATCGACGCGGCGATCGCCTTCTTCACCGATCTCGGCCTCACGGAGCTCGGTCGCGACACCGTCAGCGGCGAGTGGGCCGAGACCGCCGTCGGCCTCGACGGGAACCACGTGCGCATCGCGATGCTCCAGACCCCCGACGGCCACGGCCGCCTGGAGCTGTTCGAGTACATCCACCCCGACCCCATCGAGACGGAGCCGACCCGGCCGAACGAGATCGGCATGCACCGTGTGGCCTTCTCCGTAGACGACCTCGACGAGGCCCTCGAGATCGCCGCCTGGCACGGCTGCCACCCGCTGCGAGGGGTCGCGACGTATGAGGGCATCTACAGGCTCACCTACGTCCGCGGACCCAGCGGCATCATCGTGATGCTCGCCGAGGCACTCCAGAAGGCCGAGGCACTCCGGAAGGGCTGA